Within the Fibrobacter sp. genome, the region ATCTTCTGGAATCATAGGACATTTATCGAGAGAATCCGGCACACCGTCGTTGTCATTATCATAATCCGGACAACCATCTTTATCATTATATCCATCATGATCCTCAGGAGAATCGATGCAACGATCTAATGAATCAGGTATTCCATCGTTATCATTGTCGTAATCGGGGCATCCGTCTTCATCCTCAAAACCATCAAGGTCCTCCGGAAGATTGGGACACTTATCGAGGGAATCCGGAATAGCATCATGGTCATTATCCAGGTCCGGACAACCATCACTATCTTCAAAGCCATCCACATCTTCAGGATCATCAGGACATGCATCATCGTTATCTTTGATAAAGTCTCTATCTCTGTCTTGTGCAGCCAGCAGTCCGTTCCATCCAAGCTGAACCTGAACTTTCCATGCCGGTTCAGTTTTTGTAGTAAAAAGTTTCCCGTCATCCGTAATATATCTGAATGTGTTTTTTGCTGAAGAGAGTCGGAAACTCCCGGCCAGCGAAAAGTTGGCACCACCGGAAGAAGTAAGACTTATTCCTGGAGTAATACGGAAAGGATCGGAGTCAATCCTGAACCCGTTACTCACGTTTTTAAACCGTGTTTCAGTTCCAATCTCTGTAAAGAAGGCAAACCAGTTTGATGGCCGGAGTTCAATGCCGGAAGAGAGTACAAGCGTTTCATCCAAATCTTTATTGTAGGTAAAGTTCACGCCAGAATTTACATGGAAAAGAAACCAGTTTAGATCCAGCGTCATAAGTGCAAGGAGTTCAGTTTCCATTTTGCGGGAAGTATAACTGGCTGTAGGCCAATTGCTTAACAAAATGCTGTCTTTGGCAAAGTAGTAGGTTTTTCTGGGAATATAACCGTTTTTAAGACTCCCTGTGGGAAAACTGAATGAGGTAAGTAGTGCTCCATGGAAAATTCTGGGCTTGTCACCAGGAACCCTGAATTTCAAACCTGCTTCAATGTCTCCAATCCCACCCTGGGGCAGATAATGATTCATCAGGTCGAAATAGATCGGCAGGGTGATTGATATATCAAGAAAGTCTGTGGCACCAAAAGCGAGGCTGGGACGCAGATTGGTTACCGCCATACCTGGTCTTACCGTGTCAAAATCTATTTCGCTTTTCCTTTCCAGAACATGCACCACAAAGTTTCCATCATACCCGAAATCTGCACTGGTATTAAAAAGCAGACGTGATGAACCCAGACTCTTGGCAGAATAAAGCTGTACCAATCCAACCTGGCCGGAATTATTAATCACCGGGCCAATGTTTGCCATTGTGTAACCGGTTAAAAAGAAGATCAAGATTGAACAGATTTTGGCCATGATTTACCCGATTAAAAGATTACCTTGTTGAAATAATGAAAAAAGGTTACTTCTAAAATTCAGTTATTCTGGTCATCCTTATTATAATATTGGTTTTTTTGAATTTAAACAGTTAAAAACGATCAAGATACAGACCTGATATCAAAATAACTTTTTCTGAAAATACCATGCAAATATAAGAAAGAGATTAGTTGTTAGTATGACATTGAATAATCCGCTGCAGAAATAATCCTTTTTTTGTAAAAAGAACAAATTTGATCAGCAAAGATTTAACTTTAAATTCAGACACCATCCTAATATAATCAATAATATCTCATAAGATAGGAAAAGGCTGAATTATGCAGATAAATGAACAACAGAAGGAGAAATTT harbors:
- a CDS encoding OmpA family protein, translating into MANIGPVINNSGQVGLVQLYSAKSLGSSRLLFNTSADFGYDGNFVVHVLERKSEIDFDTVRPGMAVTNLRPSLAFGATDFLDISITLPIYFDLMNHYLPQGGIGDIEAGLKFRVPGDKPRIFHGALLTSFSFPTGSLKNGYIPRKTYYFAKDSILLSNWPTASYTSRKMETELLALMTLDLNWFLFHVNSGVNFTYNKDLDETLVLSSGIELRPSNWFAFFTEIGTETRFKNVSNGFRIDSDPFRITPGISLTSSGGANFSLAGSFRLSSAKNTFRYITDDGKLFTTKTEPAWKVQVQLGWNGLLAAQDRDRDFIKDNDDACPDDPEDVDGFEDSDGCPDLDNDHDAIPDSLDKCPNLPEDLDGFEDEDGCPDYDNDNDGIPDSLDRCIDSPEDHDGYNDKDGCPDYDNDNDGVPDSLDKCPMIPEDLDGFEDDDGCPDIDNDMDGVPDSIDACPNTAGTTENGCPETKPKAKEIKRGRVILSGVHFEGGSTTLLPESQKVLDQVFESLTEWPEIKLEVQAHTDNSSPSASSMALSQKRAEAIRDYLIKKGIESSRLIASGRGDAEPIADNSTIHGRKLNNRVEIHRRD